The proteins below are encoded in one region of Syngnathus acus chromosome 2, fSynAcu1.2, whole genome shotgun sequence:
- the ctdsp2 gene encoding carboxy-terminal domain RNA polymerase II polypeptide A small phosphatase 2 — protein MESSVITQVHKEDVQVSPKTGQVSRSALKQPRSCNVFKALFCCLQAQDEPKLPPPLLPPSQQALLEAPENAAVVKLCDVSLLPEVTAHDQGKICVVIDLDETLVHSSFKPISNADFIVPVEIEGTTHQVYVLKRPYVDEFLQRMGELFECVLFTASLAKYADPVTDLLDQYSVFRARLFRESCVFHQGCYVKDLSRLGRDLHKTLILDNSPASYIFHPNNAVPVVSWFDDVDDSELLNLLPVFEELSQAENVYTQLDQLRGH, from the exons GCCAGGTGAGCCGCTCGGCCCTGAAGCAGCCTCGGAGTTGTAATGTCTTCAAAGCGCTCTTCTGCTGCCTGCAAGCTCAGGATGAGCCCAAACTACCTCCGCCACTGCTGCCGCCTTCCCAGCAGGCTTTGCTGGAGGCCCCGGAAAATGCGGCGGTTGTCAAG TTGTGCGACGTCAGCCTCCTGCCCGAGGTGACCGCCCATGACCAAGGGAAGATCTGCGTGGTCATCGATCTAGATGAGACGCTGGTACACAGCTCCTTCAAG CCAATCAGCAACGCGGACTTCATTGTGCCGGTGGAGATTGAGGGGACCACACACCAG GTGTACGTGCTTAAGAGGCCGTATGTGGATGAGTTCCTGCAGCGAATGGGAGAGCTGTTTGAGTGCGTGCTGTTCACCGCCAGTTTGGCTAAG TACGCCGACCCAGTGACGGACCTGCTGGACCAGTACAGCGTGTTCCGGGCTCGCCTCTTTCGGGAGTCATGCGTCTTCCACCAGGGTTGCTACGTGAAAGATCTGAGCCGCCTGGGCCGAGACCTTCATAAGACGCTCATCTTGGATAATTCTCCCGCATCCTACATCTTTCACCCCAACAATGCT GTCCCCGTGGTGTCATGGTTCGACGACGTAGATGACTCCGAACTCCTCAACCTTCTGCCCGTGTTTGAAGAACTCAGCCAGGCGGAGAACGTGTACACTCAGCTGGACCAACTTCGTGGGCATTAA